The Solanum pennellii chromosome 7, SPENNV200 DNA segment GATGTACGTGGAGACGCAGTTGCAACCTGCTCCGACTCCATGGGAATGCCACAATCAGCAAGAATGGTATGAGTGAACATATCTGCACGAGTTAAAATCCTGCCTTCTTCCAATGGTacttcaaatgcatcaaacactcTAGTTAACAGATTTCcaaaaacttcaattctttgtcatccatcaaaactacaaacttcAAGTTTTCTCATTCCCCaagaatttccccctttttgaagATGACAACCTATGCATATGTCTATCCACATTATATAATTTCCCCCTTTTGGTATCATTGAAAACCAATAACCAAAGAACTCGAATAACATTCAATGAGtgcaatatcatttttaactcaTAGCCACTTGGGCAACACTTTCAAGTACACTTCTGCTAACAAAATGGTTAGTTAATCTGAGGATATTAGTCATCTTAAACTCATACACAATTAAGATCTTCAATGAGAAAcgaaataaacaaatatgtacCAGTTTATGCCCTTAATCAAAAGCATATAATATCATGAGTATGAGACAGACATAAGCACATCAAAGAGTCAAAAAGAGTATAAAATTTGAGGATAAGGATTGGGACAAAGATTACTAAAGTGAGGAAGAAATGGATGTTTACTGCCattgataaatttttcatatgCCCATTGTGCACCAGCTTCTTTACTCTGATCTGTTTTCttagaatgtgaaatttcatcaagagaAACATGAGGTACAtcatcaccttttttttttttaaactctaATCCGTAACATTTTCATTCctccatgatttttttttatagccTTTTTCTTGATGACAACTTTGAAGGAGTACCAACTACTAGTAAGAGATTCATCACATTTTGGTGCACAAATAGATGCGTTTATCAATAATGAAAGCAAGCAACAATTTATTTATGTGAGAGTTGTTCCCCCTGAGAGATAGACAGGTTATACACTTGGAACGGGTGAAATATCAATTTGGAGTTTGTGAACCTGGTTCAGATGTGGGTGGTAAAGCAAGGTTCCCCCTAAATTAAAGCATGAGTGACTTCAATACTgagattttcatcattagagcAGTTTGAGATTGAACGATGCTTATTGTCAAAGAGGGTTCTTGGTGATCTTtaagaaagttgaatttttttatgatcaACCAGGTTCATTAGTGCTTATGTTTGACCCAAACTCAGGAAATTAATGCATTGAAAAAGGATGGTACATACCTGAGTATTACAGAGAAACCAGGTTCCCTTTTTTTTGTGTTTCTCCATGATTTACTTAATGGTGTTAGCAAAGAGTAGAGATAACATCCGCAGATTTTCTAAACATTGTTTGAGATGCGATTTGAGTGTGTACCTGTTACAGTACGAGGTTGAGTTAGCAGATATTCATTGTATAATCACTCAAGCGTAAGATTATTCGTTTACTAGCCAATTATTAAAGGAAATCATGATAATGCATCAACTTGTTTCGATAAGACCATGCTTTGACTGATTTTTCTCAAGTTCTTCATATTCAAGGCCTTCATGAGAATGTCGCATCATCATATTCTCCTAGATCAAATGAATCTCAAGCTGATTCACAGAGAACCAACCCTTGTCAATTTTCAATACCTTCCAATGAATAACAAGGACCATGTTCACACAACGAAGTTCCCCCTAAAGGTGTGCCATACTCTTACTGTCCCGATTGCTCTAATATTCCCCCAATCTCCAGAACCATAGATTAGTAGTAATTCATGTTGCAGGTGCATCAATGATTGTTAGCTGTGAACCAGGTTCATATGCAGTGTTCCCTAAATTTGCATCATCAAAGATGTTTGATATCATGTcactttcttcaactttttttttttcatccttttcaagGAATAAACTGTctccttgaaaatcaaagagcgAGAGgaaattttctaccatttttaGCACATGTTTGGAGCATGCACTATTCATGTACCAAGTTGGCCTTTTCCCTCTCACCTTCACCTGAAACACTAGTCAAAGATTAGTCTTGGGAACCCAGATTAGCTTGGGCCCCTTTATGTGAGTAAAAGGATGAATAAGATTTCTTCTAGCCCATAAAGGCAAATAAGAAAACCTTTTATTTGGAGCATTTTTATTTCGAACCAGGTTCTTAGCCGTATCagtcttttcctttttggtgaacttaacatttttctgaaaagcCTCAAATAAAGCTTTACATTGATTCTTTAAATGACCTGAGTTTCCACAATGAGTGCATAAACTTTTAGACATGTGAATAGTGTGTGACACAAGATTATTCTGTTTTTTAAAACCTATCCCACTTCGACTAGTGGTTTGCTTTTCTTGAATCTGAGTTAAAATTTCAGAGGACCTGGTCCATCTAAGATTTCTTTCCAGATCCAGTTTGGTATGATCAAGATTTTCTTGTAACAACCTATTCCTTTCTGTTAAAGCTTGATATTTTAtggttaacaattttattttttcttctagagCTAATTGAAGTTCACTAGCAGAGTTTTTGCCCTTGTGACTTAACTCTGAGATTTTAAtctgttcttttaatttattttgaagaaagtgATTGTGTTTCTCAAGATTGTCATTGACTTCTCTTAAAGATGCATAGTTTTCCATCACTTGTtctctttcagaattgacaGACTGATATGCATCTATAAGAGTACTCAATAAAGACTCTAGTTCCTTTTtagaatatgattcaatatttactttgatgtgatgaaaacttaccttgctttgtttgtcatcttcttcatcatcttcagaATCTGTTTCAGCAATGAgtgcaagaaaatcatatttatttgattgttctattgcaaGTAGTGACTGATTTTCGAACCCTCCATCCTCAAATTCTTCTTCAGATAAGTCCCCCATAGCGGCAAAGGCTCTTCTCGTTGAAAGATCCGCTTCTTGATTGGTCATTCTTCTGTTTGTGGGAATGTACTTATcattcttgatgtctttgaccTTCTCAAAGTTTGCCTTTTTCTGCTCTAAAGCCCAAAGTGGACAGAATTTGATGAAGTGATCTGGGCTCCCACATTTATGACAAACCTGGTCTTTAGTGTTTTCAGATGGTTTTtgagaagttttcttttgaaaggtCTGCCCTCTCTTTAGCATTCTGGTGAACCTTTTGGTTATGAGggcaatattttcatcttcaaaatcatctgatgcatttttatttagaaccaggttcctttccttcctttttcctccaatttccttttcttggtttttcttgaGTTCGTATGTGATGAG contains these protein-coding regions:
- the LOC107024663 gene encoding uncharacterized protein LOC107024663 encodes the protein MLKRGQTFQKKTSQKPSENTKDQVCHKCGSPDHFIKFCPLWALEQKKANFEKVKDIKNDKYIPTNRRMTNQEADLSTRRAFAAMGDLSEEEFEDGGFENQSLLAIEQSNKYDFLALIAETDSEDDEEDDKQSKVSFHHIKVNIESYSKKELESLLSTLIDAYQSVNSEREQVMENYASLREVNDNLEKHNHFLQNKLKEQIKISELSHKGKNSASELQLALEEKIKLLTIKYQALTERNRLLQENLDHTKLDLERNLRWTRSSEILTQIQEKQTTSRSGIGFKKQNNLVSHTIHMSKSLCTHCGNSGHLKNQCKALFEAFQKNVKFTKKEKTDTAKNLVRNKNAPNKRFSYLPLWARRNLIHPFTHIKGPKLIWVPKTNL